A window of the Coprobacter fastidiosus genome harbors these coding sequences:
- a CDS encoding diphosphate--fructose-6-phosphate 1-phosphotransferase, protein MKKSALQIARAAYQPKLPKALKGSLKIQEGAPTQSVADQDAIAKLFPNTYGMPVLSFIESNEVKNYPAINAGVILSGGQAPGGHNVIAGLFDGLKALNKDSRLYGFLLGPGGLVDHKYIELTQDIIDEYRNTGGFDIIGSGRTKLETEDQFDKGLQIIKELNIKALVIIGGDDSNTNACVLAEYYKKNNTGVQVIGCPKTIDGDLKNEMIETSFGFDTACKVYSEVIGNIQRDCNSAKKYWHFIKLMGRSASHIALECALQTQPNICIISEEVEAKNMSLDDVVTYIAKIVADRAAQGNNFGTVLIPEGLIEFIPAMKRLIAELNDFLAHNSNEFAMIKKSEQRNYIINHLSSENSAIYASLPEGVARQLSLDRDPHGNVQVSLIETEKLLSEMVSKKLAEWKAEGKYNGKFAAQHHFFGYEGRCAAPSNFDADYCYSLGYTAAMLIGEGKTGYMSSVRNTTKPADQWIAGGVPVTMMMNMERRHGEMKPVIQKALVKLDGAPFKHFVAQREQWAKETCYVYPGPIQYFGPTEVCDQPTETLKLEQA, encoded by the coding sequence ATGAAAAAAAGTGCTCTGCAAATAGCTCGCGCAGCTTATCAACCGAAGTTGCCTAAAGCGCTTAAAGGGTCTCTCAAAATCCAAGAAGGAGCTCCGACTCAGTCTGTAGCTGACCAAGATGCTATTGCGAAATTATTCCCCAATACTTACGGAATGCCGGTATTATCGTTCATAGAAAGCAATGAAGTAAAAAATTACCCGGCAATTAATGCAGGAGTTATACTTTCGGGTGGACAAGCTCCCGGAGGTCATAATGTAATTGCAGGACTCTTCGACGGATTAAAAGCGCTGAACAAAGACTCCCGTTTATACGGATTTTTATTAGGACCGGGAGGTCTAGTCGATCACAAATATATCGAATTGACCCAAGATATTATCGATGAATATCGGAATACCGGTGGTTTCGACATTATCGGCTCAGGTCGTACAAAACTCGAGACAGAAGACCAATTCGATAAAGGGTTACAAATTATTAAAGAATTAAATATCAAAGCCCTCGTTATTATTGGAGGAGATGATTCTAATACCAATGCTTGCGTATTGGCAGAATACTACAAAAAAAACAATACGGGTGTACAGGTAATCGGTTGTCCCAAAACAATCGACGGAGACCTCAAAAACGAAATGATAGAAACATCTTTCGGATTCGACACGGCTTGTAAAGTTTATTCCGAAGTTATCGGAAATATCCAACGTGATTGCAACTCTGCAAAAAAATATTGGCACTTTATTAAATTGATGGGACGTTCGGCTTCTCATATTGCTTTGGAATGCGCATTACAGACCCAACCAAATATCTGTATCATCTCAGAAGAAGTAGAAGCCAAAAACATGTCATTAGACGATGTTGTGACATATATTGCAAAGATCGTTGCCGATCGTGCAGCACAAGGTAATAATTTCGGGACTGTTCTTATCCCTGAAGGATTGATCGAATTCATTCCAGCCATGAAAAGACTTATCGCCGAATTGAACGACTTCCTTGCACACAATAGCAATGAATTTGCTATGATTAAAAAATCAGAACAACGAAATTATATCATCAATCACCTCTCTTCCGAAAATTCGGCTATTTATGCAAGCCTTCCTGAAGGTGTCGCCCGTCAATTATCATTAGACCGCGATCCGCACGGAAACGTCCAAGTATCATTGATCGAAACTGAAAAATTACTTTCAGAAATGGTTAGCAAAAAATTGGCCGAATGGAAAGCTGAAGGCAAATACAACGGCAAATTCGCTGCTCAACATCATTTCTTCGGATACGAAGGTCGTTGCGCTGCTCCTTCTAACTTCGATGCCGACTACTGCTACTCATTAGGATACACAGCGGCAATGTTGATCGGTGAAGGTAAGACCGGATACATGTCTTCGGTACGTAATACTACAAAACCTGCAGATCAATGGATTGCAGGAGGTGTTCCTGTAACCATGATGATGAATATGGAACGCCGCCACGGAGAAATGAAACCGGTTATACAAAAAGCATTGGTAAAATTGGATGGTGCACCTTTCAAACATTTTGTAGCACAGCGCGAACAATGGGCTAAAGAGACTTGCTATGTTTATCCCGGACCGATCCAATACTTCGGACCGACAGAAGTTTGCGACCAACCGACAGAAACATTGAAATTGGAACAAGCCTAA